The window CCAGCCGCAAGGGAATTGTCTGCAGACCCGGACATGTGCCCCCGGTGGAGAGATCTCACCTATCGCGACTGATGCAAGCGCCGCAGATGGAAGGGAATTTTTGGCAAGCCCGGTGATATCGCTAGCCGTTTTCTCCTTGAACCACGTCGACGTTGATGACCCAGAAGCTGTGGGTGCCCAATATGGGGAGACGGTGCGAGACGCTGGCGTTTCTGGTTTTCCCGTAGTGTCTCCGTTCAGCAATACCTACGTAACGAGTGAGTCTGCTAGTACTTGGGAAACTATGCAGTCTTCTATGGGATCGAGCGTGGAGGAGAAAACGGCTGATTCGTTCGCCCTCGAAACCGACGCAGGAGGTGTAGACGAATGCTCACAGGAGAACTGGTTGGGCTTTAAAGACAAAGACGATAGTCTCGCTGCGGTAGATCTCGTATCACGCTGCGAGGTTCTTGCAGTCTCGAGCGGTGAAGGAAGCACATTGGTCGGCGATTCGAGTGCAGCCAGTACGGTAGGTAGCGAAGATATTAGTCTTCGGGCGGCGACCCCTCTCCCGCCGGGTGGGGGAGGAACGTCTCCGCAGTTCGAGAATCCTGTCTTGCTGGATGAAGAAGTTATGCAACATGCGGGAGTGTAGGAGTCCCCGGAAAACCTTGTCAACCAGCTCAGCCCCGGGCCTGCAAGCGTCTTCGACGTTCGCTCGAATCGGTGAGCGTTGCGCATTGAGTCAGGCAAGATCCTGAAACGGATGAGGCAAAAGTGTGGATTTAGTGGATAGGCAAACGCAGGGAATTTGTCAAGTGCGTGTACTATGGTACCCATgaggtcgccgcgcgctcctgtAGTCAACAATACGGACGCTCTAATGGAAGCTTGTATGGCCTTGCTGTCTGTTCGGTGTTTCCTGTCGATGGCGTGACGCTGTGTTCGTGTCTCCATCGGTTCAGATGGTTTGCGGTGTACCGTCCAGGCGAGTGCCCGGGGAGAGCGCACTCAGCTCGAGAGTCTACGAGTGAGCGAGTGAGAATTTTCGACCCTGCTAAGTATGGTGGCTCGCTGCTGAAAGTGTTCCGGGCATGCTGGAGCTTCCGGCGCTCGCTGGACAAACAACTGGGTGATTTTGAGTCCCAGCTTCAGCCAGTCGAAACAGCTCGAAGGCAAGAGAAGTGGTCCACCTGTGGCACGTGTAGCGGTCGAAGGGCGCAGGTATGCGCTGTTGCCACGTCAGACAGTATCTCGGCAACAGCAGACGGCTTGCGAAGGCTTTCTTTGACTAAACGGCGAGACTTTTATCCAGTTTCGGTGCGGGCAGACCAGCGGGGACAGAGGTGCTGCAAACGTTCTGTCGGCGCCCCGGAAGGCGCGGCCGGAGTTGAACCACAGAGACGCTACTAGGCCTGCGGAGGCAAAGGCACTGTGCGATGCTGAGGCAATTCCAGGAATTCACTGTAACTACATGGCGCGCATGCCACGGAAAAGGAGTGAATACCAAGTGTGAGGAGCTCACGGTTCGGCTGCGCCGGTCTACCCGCATTGCACTACAGGCACTCTTCAGCATCCGACACCACACCCATCGCGGCCCGCGTTCGTCTTTTTGAAGGagcggacgccgccgctgatGCTGAACAGACAGGCACTCGACCGCGTCCCATGCCTGTCCAGGGGTTCCTGCTGTGCTGCTCGCGTTCGCTGCTTTCCCCGCTATTCCACCTTCATGTCCATATGAGGATGAGTAAGAGCTGCGGACGCTGGTGGCCGGAGTCTCATTTGGGTCCGCCCTTGCTCCTTTGATGTGTTCAGATAGTTGAACGAGCGCCCCCTATCGCAGGAAATCGAGAGGATATCACTCCTTCACATACCTGTCGGCCCTGCGTCGTGAGCGCGGGTCCTCCGCGGGGAGAGTTCCCATTCTGCTGCGACGGAACACAAGATGCATTTAAAAGGCACACTGCACTGCAGGGATAGTTCTCGAACGGCGGTCGTCTGTAGTACAACTTCTGGGAAACTATCACCAGTTGAAGAGCGATGGGCTCCTGCTGCACTCGACACGCCCAACTGGCGACAGGATGAGCCCACGGGGGGACTTCAACGTGTAAGTGCACAGCTCAGCCGCTCCTCCATTATCAACGTCAGTGTGGCTCTTAGTAGCAAAGGGTGGCGTGGGCCAGCTGCTAGTATAGCCGTGGGGCATGAAGAATGACAACGTAAATGGTGAGGCTGTCCCCCATTCGGTGGATAGGGCTACACACGTTCACAGTGGCAACGAGGAAGTTTGCTCGAGTCGGATGGAAGGTAATCAACTTTGACGCGTGGTGCGGCATTTCTCAAATAACGAGTTGGTCAAACGCTACTGGGCGGCGCGGTCCGTCCCTGAAGCACCGGTAGCGGTAAATAGAGTCATGCTTTCTCGTGCGCTGACAGCGCAGTTGTGGTGTCGAACCCCACATGCAATTCATCGAAAATATGATAGTGTTTTTCGTGCCGGAGCCTCGATTTCCGCGGAGGCTTGTAAATGCCCCAGGACTGCGGCCGCCCGTCTTGTCGCACTGTGTCTCAACCTGGTGTCTTTGGCGCTGAAACTCAGGCACAGTTGCGTTCGCCAAATGACCGCTCACGCCTGCTTTGCGTAGCAGGGTCGGGTGGTTCCTCGGTACCCGAGATggggagcgaggcgcacacCTCAGTTCGTGCATGCCTGCTAAAGAATTCACTGAAACATCGAAAGTGGTGAGCGATGTTGGTGGATAAAGTCGTTCAACAGCATACTCATGCAGGCTCCTGCCCCCACATGCTGATGTCCTCTGCTAGCAGAGAGACCAGAGAAAGAGGCACCTCCTGTGTGGCTGCAGATAAAGAGCGAGACAACGGCGTTTCTTCCTCGTGCCGTTCTCTTGGACGTCATTCACGAGAACTCGTCGCAAAATGCCTTTTGGTGATCTTCGACAACCTGATAGAAGTGTGCATACCCGCCATGTTCCAAGAGatcgctgcagacgccttcATGCTGTAATGCAGCACCGGGATGTTCGTCTGCTCGGTGAGCACACCTGAGATATTTTGCGAGCATACTTTCGGGTGTTCTGGCCTATGGTTGAGACAGGGTCTTTACCTCAGCATAAGACGGTAGATCATATTCGGCGGCTGCTTGATGGCATGCTTAAAGTAGTAGCAGCAATGAACAAGTCTGTGTCCCCTGCATATCAACTGCGGGACTAACTCGACAACAGAGAAGGCCCTTATGCATTCCTCCGTGAACCAGCTACGGGCGCTGGTAAGATTAGCATTTCTTTCCAGCAAAGCGGTATCGAGGACGGCCGATGGGATGAAGGACGACGAGTGTGCGAAAGGCATTGCGTTCGGAGATCCGGGTCGGGGTGCTTCGAGTAGCGTGCCGTTCGCGATCGAGATCCTCCGCATCAGACCTGCATATGGCCAGAGTAACGGACGGTGCTACCTTGGCATGGAAGCGCCCCGTCGCTAAAAATAGTGGTTTCAGGGAAACCACTGTTTATTGTACAGGCCAAAGATAGGGCACATAAGTGGTGAGTTCAGGTCTTGTTCCCCAAAACAAATCATGAGTGAGAGTTTGTGTAGTCACTAAAAAGCACGTGGGGCGGCTACTGCGATTTTATGCCGTACGAGCCTTGGGGTACCACCAACAGTTACGCCCAGGAGGGCCGCGCAAAGATACCAGCTTCATGTACGTCGCGATGAGTACAAAAGTGTAAGGCCGCCTGTCAACAGACAGAAACAGCAGCATATACGTTGCGAAAACGACTTCGCCGCTGCACTGCAGCGCCGACCGTCGTGCCGGAAAGCCATATTCTACGCGTGCTCTCCGGCGCAAGGGATTCTCGGCTTCAGACAGCGCAGACACAACTCCGTGAGGTGCACAGAAGAATTGACTCCGCAAGTGGAGGGCTGCAGCTTTGCGTTTCGTGTTGGTGCGTGGTGCGGCCGCACTGACGCCTGAGTCACTAGTTCCTGCCGCCACACTGGCGTCTGCGTCACTGGGTGCTGtggccgcgctggcgcctgcgtcactAGTTCCTGCCGCCGTCAGGCAGTTGGCTGTAGCGTGTTGGAGCGGGCAGTCTCGCGTCCGCTGGCCGTCTTCTGTGTTTTCATGGGGTACGGTGAGAGGGCTATCAATACCATCGGGCTCCTCTAGGCTGAGGCGTTCCGGGCCATTCAGCTCGCCAGGAACAAATGACTTGCCGCCTGGGCAAAGCGGGAACCACCTGACCCTGGGTACCGCATATCAACAGAGGGGGGAGACCAAACAACTGAAGTTTTACCTTTGCAAATAGAGAAACGGATAGTCAAGGTCTCGTTCCTCTGAATAAACACTCCACCCCCGCGGCCCTGAGCATCTGAAAAAAGCGATAGTTCACCTCCCGTTGCGCCCTCTGCAGTGCCTCAATTTAGGTTCTTTCCGCTCCACGGCCGCCCACAAACACAGATATGCTGAATATTTCGGAGTCCGCGAGGCCATATTTCATGCAAGTACCCTGCTCTCAAATGCGCCGGTCTCATCCGCAGGAATGACGCGAGAGTGCCGACCTGCGGTTTGCCTGCATAGCATGGAACCACCAACCGCAGACGTAACTTTGACTTCATAGCCACTACATCGCACAACTacgacgcgggcgcacgCTGCGTCCgtcccaccccccccccttttcGCGGCCCCCCTTGCACCGCCCTTCTCAGGCGCCGACGTGAGGCGTATGGCGGGTCTGCAGTTGTCATTTACCTGACAGTCTTGCTCTGCTTCTGTTCCTCAAATGTGCGCTTATTACATTTGTGCCTGGGCGCTCACCTTGTCACTTGGTGACGCGTGAACAGAGACGCGCTTAGGGTGTTGGCCGGAATGCTATATGTCTGCGCTGTACCAGAGACGCCCTTATCCGCACGCCGCTGGGAGACGCCTTGAGTGTCTTCCCAGTGCATGTAGAGACGCCTTCTTTGGGAACGGTGCTGTGTTTAATCCTTCCTGAGCTACTAGATCCAAAGTCACGTTCACGTCGGATGCATATTTAACCCGATGTGGATTTGTAAGGGAAGAAAGGAATCGTTGATGACCCGTGTCACGTTTTGTACGCATCTGTACCAGAGGTGATTCACTATGGGGCAGTTGAcgtgccgcgcctctcttaCCTGCTTCCTGCGTGGAGGCCTTTCCAGGTTTGGGGGCATATTGCGGCTGTTTTGTGGCAGCGTTTTTCTCAGTGCGGTTGCTGCTGCTACTACAGAGCTAGCCACGTGGCAAAGTGGTGAAGCCGCTCCATCATCTGATGAATATGGGCTAAGCCCTAACCTCAGTGGAACTGCGGGCAATTCGCGGAATGACAGTGACCTGGCCAGAGGACAATTCCGAGATCCGACGAAGAAAGTCAGTCCGGTTGTCCTGGCAGGCAAGCGTGTCCATCGAGATACGCCATCTAAACTGTCTTCCATTTCGGGGTCTGAATCGCCTGATACGGCACTGCTAGAGAGTAGTGAGCCTAGCGTAGGAAAAGGTGTTGAACGGTTGCCGGCGGCATCTACTCGTCGAGGCCGACGTTCAGGCGGACGCTGGAAGCTTCTTacgggcgctgcagctgtgcTAGGAGCACTCATTATGGGCGCTTTCCTTTGGCGATATGGTGCACAGCAGCGCCGCtcaggacgcggcggcccaGCTGAGGGAGGACCGCCTGAGGATGGTTCCGGGCAGGTGGGCGGCCGACCTGGGCAAGGTCCCGGAAAGACCGCTGATGAGCTCATGGCTGAAGCTCTGACGCCGTATTCCCTACAGTACCGTGGCGTGTTCTCTCCCCCGTCCGGGTCTCCCAGCATCCCGAGCTCTCTTCAGTATTCATCTATGGCATCGGGCGACTGGGAAAGGTAATCAGCTTTTCTTTTCACAGCACTTGCCACCGTTAGTCTAAAAGCTGATGTGGTCCATCGCACAGATGCCAGCTAGGACGGCTTACACTCGTGGCAATTCTCGGGCGGTTGATATGGGCCCTCTAGAAAGTTCGCATGATATTGCTATAGATGTTTGAACTCAAGCGGATTATATGAATTAGCTGCTGCTATCCGCGAAAGTGGCAGATGAAGAGTTTGCGAAAGCACTCTTGAATCAAGTGCAAGTTCGCTTCTCTGAATACTTACGGCACTATGCAAAGCTATCTCGTGTGTGAAGGAGCTCATCAAGGGAACATCATGATGGCagaccgccgcgccgtctttTCTCCTGTGCAAATGGCAGAACCGAACGCCAACGTAATCTGGATGCAGAGTTTAACAGGCTTGCTGCGATAAATATGGGTAGTTCCCAGGAAAGTCTTGAGTAAGTTTATGTCTGTTCAAGGACGCCGGCGGACAGTCTCAATATAGATCTAGGGACACGTTGTGTGAGAATAAGCAGGTGTATTGCTGGAGCATATTTAAGCAGGAAGCTCTTACGCTACCGTGCGTCCGGCTGTTTAGAGGTTACGGGAGCCTGAGGGAGATGCTGTGCCAGGGGACGCCGCGGAACGGACACTGGAGACAAGGTTTATCCCGCTCAGCCCTTCGCTATAAAAGAGCAGATCTGTTGCCCAATTCCGAAGGTGGTTTGCTTCGTTGTTCGGAATTGCACATTGCGTAATTTGGTATGTTGTACAGCGATTCTGTTTCAGCGAAATACGCCATTGTCTTCTTTCGACTGCTGGTCTAGTCGTACGTTTCTGAGCTTATACTGGAAACGCTCTCAGGGGAAATTCATTTAGGCTGATGTCAATTTGCAGGAATCTAGAGAGCCCAGATCGACCTGTGTCGTGCACATTTGTCACACTAGTAGACGTTAGTAGTTTCCTCTAGAGAGAGGTTCAAGTCACAACGCATTTCTGCTTTGACGCGTTGCGACATTTCTCGTTTTGTGCTCTGCGCAGATCCGACGGGCCCCATTCACTTCGTGTAGAATGACGGAATTACAACTGTAGGACTGTGGTGTGGATGGTGCGGGGGAATGGTGGGTGCCACTGCATGTGTCAAAATTCAGAGGTTCTCATGGAAGCACGGCGTGCCTTCTGTGAGTAGCACACTGGGGCTGGCTTAAATCGTTTGACCGTGTTTGTCGTTGATCTAGGTGATCTGGGCACATTTGCGTGCGTGAGTGCTATGAGTTGTTTACTTTTCAACGCGGTTTTCCGTCTTTTTATGAATCATCCGGTTTGGTTTTTCTGTTGCAGCGCCTTGAGACGGAACGGTGGCACTGAATATGCCTGATGAACTTTTTGAAGGGAGATGTACTACTGTCACACACAGTGTATATGTCGTGTCGAATCGGATGCCTTCTGTGTGCAAATGAGTGTGAGAACTCGGCAGGGCGGTGATCAGCTCtatgcatgcgtgcagaATTAGGACTTCGTCTCCAGTGGCTTCGCCATCTCCTGCTGCATTGCGTGAAAACTTCTTTAGATGTCTCTGGATGTTGGGTACAGTCGGACGCCCCAACCGCCTCGTAGTGGGATAGCTTTTTGGTTGCGTTCATGGGGAAAGGTACCTTCTTTCGTCGACCATCACAGCTTGTGGTGTAGTCGTTCTTCCCGGAGAAGAGTTCAGGAACGCGTAAGCCGCCTCTCGTGCATCCACACCAGGTCTCATATTCGGAGTTTCCTTTTAGCGAAGTCCCGGAATAACGGCAGCAAGCAAAAACGCATAGGTTGTGCTGGGAAAGTAAGCATAAAGGCGACTTGTAGAGCGGCTGAAAGCTTTTTGCGAGCACGCTGGACTTCACGGAATGAACGTCTGCCTCAGAGGCCGATTGTGGGGTTCCGTGTCTGTCTCTTTACCGACAGGCACACTGCATGCAGCTGAAGCGTCTTATCCCTTGCAAGCGCCATGTCATGTCCGCTTTGCCGAATAACACTTTATAGAATGCCATAGAGCAAGCTTATTGTACGCTGCCTCTGAAGGCGCCTCTCAGGTCAGTTAAAGCAGCTCACGCTTGGGTGTGGCTCATTTTCGGGGACCTCCTCTTTACAAAGGTGCAACCGTGCGCGTTCGAAGAGATCAATGAGTGGTGCAAACAGCAGGATTGATGACGTCGCGGAAGAGAGCACTGGAGTATCCAAGATATCCACATGAAAGCCGCATTACTCGTGACTGTAAAATCAAAAGCAGGCAGTCTCATCTCACATTTAGTAGATTTTAAGATGTTTTGCCTCCGTACCCCACAGTTCTGCCGGACTGGCGGTGCACAAGGGAATGCCCATTTTGAGAGTAGGCCTAGAGGAATAACATACACATAAAACTCTGTGCAGAGATATCCAAAGCGTGTCCAGGGCAGTGTTAGTGGTTGTTGCAGTTACATGTTGAGTAGATGGTGGAAATGGCAGGCACCTACTTTCGACTCGCGTCCGCGTATCACAGCGGCCATTCAATCTATGGAGAACTTCATGATGAGTCTATAGGGAGACAGCGGGAGTCTCCGAGATTGAGCGGTTTCGTGGGGAGAAGCCCTAGGCACAGAATATGGAACGTGAGAACACCAGAGAGAGATTGGCTAGAGTGGGCAATACTAAGGCCGATGAAAAGCAAGAGGATCCAATTGGACTATTGCCCGCTGCCTTGTCCCATAGGGTGCCCCGTTACGCAACGATGACCACTCGCCACTGTCCTTCAGCGGGGATCTGGCGCACGCAGCGCTGCCCTAGACGCCGTATTGAGGCACACCATCACCAAGAGTACATTAGTGTGTCTGTCTTGGCAGCAGGTCAGGTGGGGTAGACACAGAAAGTATCAAGGCAGAGGTCGGTGTAGTTTCTCCGCAGCACGTAGAGTGAGGCACGCGGCAGAACACTGCGTCAACGCCACACAGCTAAGCAATATGAGGGATGCTTACCTAGAAGTTTTCGGGGACGAGCAATCCCTTGTCGCCGGCCGAAATGCTCCGAACACTTCAAATACACGGTTTCTTGTCCTGCCCTACCCAGTGTGAGCTTCGAAGCACAGGCCCAGTGTGGATGGAGCACACGTGAAagttcttctttttctttcaggACTGTCGGCTGGTCAACTCTCCATGACCAATTTGAACGCCATGTAAAATATATTTGTCCGCAGGTATATTGGTCTGCGGTGTTAAAAATATCCGTTGGAAGACAACGCGGTAGAGCATGCGCTTGGAGGTAAGTCGCACCCAAATTAGTGTATCGGGGGCTCAAATAGGGATTGTAGTCGACAAACACTGATAGGCCACCAGCGCTTGCGAAAAATGCTGACATACTCAttatatagatacatacgCCAACGAAAAATAAACACTACATACAGCAAGGAATAGCTCGGTCCATGCAGCTGATGAGCACACTGTCCGCCCACCCGCATGTTCCAATGCATGATGACTTCAAAGTGAGAAGCACGCGGTCTCTCACGAAGTTCAGGCGCTTTTTCATTTTCAGTTGGGCCAATGCCTTGCTGGTTCTAAGGGAACATTCTTTTCGAGGTGTTGCTCAATCAAAGAAGTAGTGGCGCGCTTCTGTCTTTCAGCTTGTTCAGTTCCATTCACATGGCACCGAGCGCTGAGCGCCGGGGGGCAGCAGACACAAGGAGTTCCTCGTGTCCTCGGAGGAACCCAACAACAATCAAAAATCGCTTTGGCGACGTAACCACTGCATGCTCGTTTTTTTGTACGGCATTTTGAGGAACTTGGTGGCTTTTGAAGCAAAAATGTGACGGCGGACCTTAATTGCTTCATTCTGGGGCGCGTGCTCCCGGGCGCGACATCTGAATTCATTTTCTCAACGATGGTAGCGACGTGAGCGAACCGGAACGACTGCTCTGAGTATTTCAAACCAGTGCACGTCAACTACTGATACACTTGTCTCACTTCAACACCGTCTGGTTGGTGAAGCTGCGCTGTGCTACTTTACGCTGGTGTCCATAGAAGCTTTTACCCGCTACGCCGCTACGTTAGCTGGGTCACCCAGCTGTGACGAGTCTCTCGTGcccgggggggaggggggttTAGAAGACGGCTACAGACCGTTGGCATGGTGGTGAAACGAATCATATGCGTTCATTTTCAATGCCAAGCTCCGCAGGCGTCCGGGTTGTAGAATCTCGAGCCCTTGAGGCGAAGGTCGCCCTTCAAAACTCGAGACAGGCACACTGGTAGAACGGCGGGCAGCCTTCGCGTCCAGCGCCATGCATGCTTGCCCCTCAAGTTACTAGTGCTCGCGATTGACAGGTAGCATGGCTAGTCCGTGGTTGGGCTTCAGCTGAATCCAGTCTTTGGATGGCATGAACGGTCTCTGATAGAGGAATACAGCGGTGGACCGACAAACCTTGCGAGCGGAAGGCTGCTGCCAGGTCAGGGAACGCAGGCATGTGTAGGGTGTTGTTCCACGACAGGCCACCGATATCGCTGGGACGCGCCGATGATGACTAGGCGCTTTTCTGCGCAGCTGTGAGAGCGTCCATGTCTCTGAAGACCGGCGTGCTGCCAGAACTGAGATGGGTCTGCCGCCGACTCCACGTGAAAAGCGAGGGGGCTGTTCAATTTTTAGGGGCTGCCGCTGTCTCACCGCGCAAAGCGAAACAGACTGGACCGACAGGCGGGttcgcgcgagggcgaggtgAGGCGACCGCAGATATGCGCCCCGTTTTGCCGGCCGGGCCTCCGGGCCCCCAAGGTGGGGGGTCTCCGCTGGCAGGGACAGAAAACGGCGGAGTGAGTCCTGCTCtggggggcggcgaggcgttgGACCTGGATATGGTTGAGAAGCTGAAGCAGAAATACATCAAGTGCAAGCAGCAGAACGACCGACTTAAGCAAGTCCTGCTGCAGATGCAGCaagacggcgagcagcgggCCTCAGCACAACAGCAGGAACAGGTGGCGACTCTGCAGAAGCACGTCGAGCAACTGCAGCAGCAACTCAAAGTGCGCGAAATGGAGCAGAGACAACACATGGAAGAGCTCGACACCCTGCAGTACACCAACCGCAAACAAaaacagcagctgcagctgctgcaacaacaagccgctgctgcggcagccacaggggccgctggcggcggcggagctgccaAGTGGGGTATTGGGCTCCTCTCCGGAGCGACAGCTGGCAGCGCGGCCAAGGAAGAGAACGAAAAGCGCCTGATGGAGGAGCTTCAGGTACGTTGTGAAGAACGAGAGGATCCGCTGCCGCAGATCTGTC is drawn from Besnoitia besnoiti strain Bb-Ger1 chromosome VI, whole genome shotgun sequence and contains these coding sequences:
- a CDS encoding AP2 domain-containing protein (encoded by transcript BESB_069630), coding for MGSSVEEKTADSFALETDAGGVDECSQENWLGFKDKDDSLAAVDLVSRCEVLAVSSGEGSTLVGDSSAASTVGSEDISLRAATPLPPGGGGTSPQFENPVLLDEEVMQHAGV